In the Drosophila takahashii strain IR98-3 E-12201 chromosome 3R, DtakHiC1v2, whole genome shotgun sequence genome, one interval contains:
- the Nepl13 gene encoding endothelin-converting enzyme homolog: MRATRSAWLGFLLELLLLLGSQLSQLTEGRQNNHMHRMQMGGIAQETREEQMVRQQMAAEVKKYMNLSADPCTDFFEYACGQWGRYNKRPLRPDELFTAQQLMEMKISEQLQQLLTQPLPPPHHPNGYSAPSMANVRKVRAFYESCVAVQANAGERRRFLMKILKDNGGLRIVPNSNWQHSRQWVQTLAELRRNYGLDILLGLEIDLNLQNMQGNSIYFGDPKLTIIPAEHCNALITRSAQLDSEVYEQVQQQVADNMRDWFGISTEEAARFAGDIIRFEFELCKQMGEQDILKTEEEVAPPPIYGARSRIGQERLRRQKPGLTLAELTNEMGHQLDFKLLVEIILEGQFQSDVYLRSPEYVKHLVRTVKANNRITVGSYIIYVALNELNKPPEEVPPNRGRQCVQVTQRLFPQVLGEMFQRHVQRDNAKHDLEEVFNDVIKALEEQFRVEWMDENDRRAARTRSSQYRVTLPDYQSLDLSDPRLASFGDYWQRLENALKYRSRQQFERLKGNDYGQDVDGSDAFEVRAALSPRQQLVLVGWGLLQAPYYNPHYPRALKYALLGHRLASALVQAFDDEGWNNHPQATSQWNEQTMSGYRNVSECQRAQYSSYLYNEPAEFRNATRLREIIADGSGLNLAFNAYLAWLEQQDPKMRLILAKETLPQLNFTNTQLFFIYFAQTRCWAKDNQEAILDSMPLMQHTPERWDVNGPLSNSAEFGREFGCALGTPMNSGDKCLVY; encoded by the coding sequence ATGAGAGCTACCAGAAGCGCTTGGTTGGGCTTTCTGCTCGAATTGCTGCTCCTCCTTGGAAGCCAGCTTTCCCAATTGACTGAGGGCCGACAAAACAACCACATGCATCGCATGCAGATGGGCGGAATCGCCCAGGAAACACGCGAGGAGCAAATGGTGCGCCAACAAATGGCGGCGGAAGTGAAAAAGTACATGAATCTAAGCGCCGATCCGTGTACGGATTTCTTCGAGTATGCCTGCGGTCAGTGGGGTCGCTATAACAAGCGGCCACTGCGTCCCGATGAGTTGTTCACGGCCCAGCAGCTGATGGAGATGAAAATCtcggagcagctgcagcagctcctcACGCAGCCACTGCCACCACCGCATCATCCAAACGGCTATAGTGCTCCCAGTATGGCGAATGTCCGGAAGGTGAGAGCCTTCTACGAATCCTGCGTGGCCGTGCAGGCGAATGCCGGCGAACGTCGTCGCTTCCTGATGAAGATTCTCAAGGATAACGGCGGACTGCGCATCGTGCCCAACTCCAATTGGCAGCACAGCCGTCAGTGGGTGCAAACGCTGGCTGAACTCAGGCGGAACTACGGACTGGACATACTTCTCGGTTTGGAAATCGATCTGAATCTGCAGAACATGCAGGGCAATAGCATATACTTTGGAGATCCCAAGTTAACCATTATCCCCGCGGAGCACTGCAACGCCTTGATTACGCGATCAGCTCAACTGGATAGCGAAGTTTATGAGCAGGTGCAGCAGCAGGTGGCGGACAACATGCGCGATTGGTTTGGCATCTCCACCGAAGAGGCTGCTCGGTTTGCAGGGGACATCATACGATTCGAGTTTGAGCTCTGCAAGCAGATGGGAGAGCAGGATATCCTAAAGACCGAGGAAGAGGTGGCGCCACCGCCCATTTACGGAGCTCGCTCGCGAATTGGCCAAGAGCGTTTGCGTCGCCAGAAGCCCGGATTAACCCTGGCCGAGCTAACCAACGAGATGGGCCATCAGTTGGACTTCAAGCTGCTCGTAGAGATCATCCTGGAGGGTCAGTTCCAATCGGATGTCTATCTGCGCTCCCCGGAATACGTGAAGCACTTGGTGAGGACTGTCAAGGCCAATAATCGCATCACCGTTGGTAGCTATATTATCTACGTGGCGCTCAACGAACTGAATAAACCGCCGGAGGAGGTTCCTCCGAATCGTGGCCGCCAGTGCGTCCAGGTCACGCAACGACTCTTTCCCCAGGTGCTCGGGGAGATGTTCCAGCGCCATGTGCAGCGCGACAATGCCAAACATGATTTGGAGGAGGTCTTCAACGATGTGATCAAGGCGCTCGAGGAGCAGTTTCGTGTGGAGTGGATGGATGAAAATGATCGAAGGGCGGCTCGCACCAGATCATCGCAATATCGCGTCACACTGCCGGATTACCAGAGCTTGGATCTCTCGGATCCCAGACTGGCTTCGTTTGGGGACTACTGGCAGCGTTTGGAGAACGCCCTCAAGTATCGTTCACGTCAGCAGTTCGAACGCCTGAAGGGCAACGATTATGGCCAGGATGTCGATGGTTCGGATGCTTTCGAGGTGCGAGCTGCCCTTTCGCCGCGTCAGCAATTGGTTCTGGTGGGATGGGGTCTACTGCAGGCTCCCTACTACAATCCTCACTACCCGAGGGCCCTGAAATACGCTCTTTTGGGTCACCGTTTGGCCAGCGCTTTGGTTCAGGCCTTCGACGACGAGGGATGGAACAATCATCCCCAGGCGACGTCCCAGTGGAACGAGCAGACCATGTCTGGCTACCGAAATGTCAGCGAATGCCAGCGGGCTCAGTACAGTAGTTACTTGTACAATGAACCCGCGGAATTTCGCAATGCCACCAGGCTGAGAGAGATTATAGCCGATGGCAGCGGTCTCAACTTGGCCTTCAATGCCTATTTGGCTTGGCTGGAGCAGCAGGATCCGAAAATGCGCTTGATCCTGGCGAAGGAAACACTGCCGCAGTTGAATTTCACCAACACTCAGCTGTTCTTCATATACTTCGCTCAGACACGCTGCTGGGCAAAGGATAACCAGGAGGCCATCCTGGACTCGATGCCGCTGATGCAGCACACGCCGGAGAGATGGGATGTTAATGGACCGCTGAGCAATTCGGCGGAATTCGGTCGGGAATTCGGTTGTGCTCTGGGCACTCCGATGAATAGTGGGGACAAGTGTTTGGTTTACTGA